In Streptomyces sp. NBC_00704, a genomic segment contains:
- a CDS encoding TetR/AcrR family transcriptional regulator, with the protein MVRRNDQRRAALVDAAIEVLAREGARGLTFRAVDAEAGVPTGTASNYFASRDDLFTQTGARVYERLQPDEATIARQQAADRDPETYAELMRELVGRVASFRTGYLALLELRLEATRRPELRKVLTDRVRADIDANVAYHEASGLPGDATAVKLLMLTLNWLIVEQLTLPDVFTEAEREQLVTAAVERIVAAQ; encoded by the coding sequence ATGGTGAGACGGAACGACCAGCGGCGCGCCGCCCTGGTCGACGCGGCGATCGAGGTATTGGCGCGAGAAGGAGCGCGCGGCCTGACGTTCCGGGCCGTGGATGCGGAGGCCGGCGTTCCCACCGGTACGGCGTCCAACTACTTCGCCAGCCGCGACGACCTGTTCACTCAGACCGGCGCCCGGGTCTACGAGCGGCTCCAGCCCGACGAGGCCACGATCGCCCGCCAGCAGGCGGCCGACCGCGACCCGGAGACCTACGCTGAACTGATGCGTGAGCTCGTCGGCCGCGTCGCCTCCTTCCGCACCGGCTATCTCGCGCTGCTGGAACTTCGCCTTGAGGCCACCCGGCGCCCCGAACTGCGCAAGGTCCTCACCGACCGAGTCCGAGCCGACATCGACGCCAATGTCGCCTATCACGAGGCTTCCGGCCTCCCTGGCGACGCCACGGCCGTCAAGCTGCTCATGCTGACGCTGAACTGGCTGATCGTTGAGCAGCTCACGCTGCCGGACGTCTTCACGGAGGCAGAACGTGAACAGCTCGTGACCGCCGCCGTGGAGCGCATCGTGGCGGCCCAGTAG
- a CDS encoding MerR family transcriptional regulator, producing the protein MTTLITPAAAANRTGVSLDTLRYYEREGLIGPIRRSPGGRREYTEDDLFWIGLVTCFRDAGLGIADLREFVAILRAEHSAQDRVAFLRERRAALEQRVTALRRALEVLDDKIAYYS; encoded by the coding sequence GTGACCACCCTCATCACCCCCGCGGCGGCAGCCAACCGCACCGGCGTCTCCCTCGACACGCTGCGCTACTACGAGCGCGAAGGGCTGATCGGACCGATCCGGCGCTCTCCTGGCGGGCGCAGGGAGTACACCGAGGACGACCTCTTCTGGATCGGTCTGGTCACGTGCTTTCGTGACGCCGGCCTCGGCATCGCGGACCTGCGAGAGTTCGTCGCCATCCTGCGCGCCGAGCACTCTGCGCAGGACCGGGTCGCCTTCCTCCGCGAGCGCCGTGCCGCCCTCGAACAGCGTGTGACGGCGCTGCGCCGGGCCCTGGAGGTCCTCGACGACAAGATCGCCTACTACAGCTGA
- a CDS encoding molybdopterin-dependent oxidoreductase translates to MERRLPVATHWGSFVAVVDSGRLLRIEPRADDPAPSPIGPGMVTAAEDRARVRRPAVRKGWLDGSPRVGDTARGADAFVEVSWDEALTLVSEELRRVRERHGNSAVFGGSYGWASAGGFHNAQGQLQRFLALGGGYTDSRNTYSTAALEVILPHVIGGAPWSYQSRMPMWDEIAENCELVVAFGGLALKNSQINPGGLARHRTRDLQRKCREAGVRFVNASPIRSDTADFLDAEWLPVVPNTDTALMLGIAHTMLVNDWHDEDFLTRCCEGFDRFASYLTGDVDGVVKDADWAGGITGIGRDTITDLARRLSAHRSLIMVNYAVQRADHGEQPIWMSVVLAAMAGSLGRPGCGWGAGYATMDATGVAPGRPSVASMPRVANPVADFIPVARIADTLLEPGTTIDYDGQRLTLPDLRLIYWCGGNPFHHHQDLHRLTRAWQRPDTVVVHEAWWNTTAKFADIVLPVATSLERDDFAAGFSDPHLTAMPKVREPAGEARTDHQIFAALAARLGYERDFTQARTEIEWVRHLYAQTCANLGDDAALPDFDDFWQRPSGVELPALSGPFPGSFEALRSDPQGFPLTTPSGRIEIFSEEIDSFGYDDCAGHPTWFEPVEWLRADLADRFPLHLISNQPASRLHSQYDNGGHSLKSKIHGREPVTINPQDAASRGIEDGMIVRVFNERGGCLAGAVLSDAVMPGVVQLSTGAWWDPAQPGRSGTLDRHGNPNTLTGDRGCSRLSQGPSAHSALVDVEVHDGPVEEVLAFTPPHLER, encoded by the coding sequence GTGGAACGACGCTTGCCGGTGGCGACGCACTGGGGCAGTTTCGTAGCCGTGGTCGATTCCGGCCGACTGCTGCGCATCGAACCCCGGGCTGACGACCCCGCGCCCTCGCCGATCGGCCCGGGCATGGTGACGGCTGCCGAGGACCGTGCGCGTGTGCGGCGTCCCGCCGTGCGCAAAGGATGGCTCGACGGCTCGCCGCGCGTCGGTGACACGGCCCGAGGCGCGGACGCCTTCGTGGAGGTCAGTTGGGACGAAGCGCTCACCCTGGTGAGCGAGGAATTGCGCCGAGTGCGCGAACGGCACGGGAACAGCGCGGTGTTCGGCGGTTCGTACGGCTGGGCCAGCGCGGGCGGGTTCCACAACGCCCAGGGCCAGCTCCAGCGGTTCCTGGCGCTGGGCGGGGGCTACACCGACTCGCGCAACACGTACAGCACCGCCGCTCTCGAGGTCATCCTTCCGCATGTGATCGGCGGGGCTCCCTGGAGTTACCAGTCCCGGATGCCGATGTGGGACGAGATCGCCGAGAACTGTGAGCTCGTGGTGGCGTTCGGGGGACTGGCCCTGAAGAACAGCCAGATCAACCCCGGCGGGCTGGCCCGCCACCGGACGCGCGACCTACAGCGCAAGTGCCGTGAGGCCGGGGTGCGGTTCGTGAACGCCAGCCCGATCCGCAGTGACACCGCCGACTTCCTCGACGCCGAGTGGCTGCCGGTCGTCCCCAACACCGACACCGCCCTGATGCTCGGCATCGCACACACGATGCTGGTCAACGATTGGCACGACGAGGACTTCCTCACCCGCTGCTGCGAGGGGTTCGACCGCTTCGCCTCCTACCTGACCGGTGACGTGGACGGCGTCGTCAAGGACGCCGACTGGGCCGGCGGGATCACGGGCATCGGTCGCGACACGATCACCGATCTCGCCCGCCGCCTGTCCGCACACCGTTCCCTCATCATGGTCAACTACGCCGTACAGCGGGCGGACCACGGTGAGCAGCCGATCTGGATGTCGGTCGTGCTGGCGGCCATGGCGGGTTCGCTGGGACGCCCCGGCTGCGGTTGGGGCGCGGGCTACGCGACGATGGACGCGACCGGTGTCGCCCCGGGCCGCCCGTCCGTGGCGTCGATGCCGCGGGTGGCGAACCCTGTCGCGGACTTCATTCCGGTCGCCCGGATCGCCGACACCCTGCTGGAACCGGGCACGACCATCGACTACGACGGTCAGCGCCTGACCCTGCCGGACCTGCGCCTGATCTACTGGTGCGGAGGGAACCCCTTCCACCACCACCAGGACCTCCACCGCCTCACCCGAGCCTGGCAGCGCCCGGACACGGTGGTGGTCCACGAAGCCTGGTGGAACACCACGGCGAAGTTCGCCGACATCGTGCTTCCCGTCGCGACCAGCCTGGAGCGTGACGACTTCGCCGCGGGGTTCTCCGACCCTCACCTCACCGCGATGCCGAAGGTCCGCGAGCCGGCCGGCGAGGCACGCACCGACCACCAGATCTTCGCCGCTCTGGCCGCACGGCTCGGCTACGAGCGCGACTTCACCCAAGCCCGTACCGAGATCGAATGGGTCCGGCACCTCTACGCCCAGACATGTGCGAACCTCGGCGACGACGCGGCCCTGCCGGACTTCGACGACTTCTGGCAACGCCCCTCCGGTGTCGAACTGCCGGCGCTCAGCGGGCCGTTTCCCGGCAGCTTCGAAGCACTGCGCTCCGATCCGCAGGGCTTCCCCCTGACGACGCCGTCGGGCCGGATCGAGATCTTCTCCGAGGAGATCGACTCGTTCGGCTACGACGACTGCGCCGGCCATCCGACGTGGTTCGAGCCCGTGGAGTGGCTTCGCGCCGACCTGGCGGACCGCTTCCCGCTGCACCTGATCTCGAATCAGCCCGCCTCACGCCTGCACAGCCAGTACGACAACGGCGGCCACAGCCTCAAGTCGAAGATCCACGGCCGCGAGCCCGTGACGATCAACCCGCAGGACGCGGCATCACGCGGTATCGAGGACGGCATGATCGTGCGCGTCTTCAACGAGCGAGGCGGCTGCCTGGCGGGCGCGGTCCTGTCGGACGCCGTCATGCCCGGCGTCGTCCAGCTGTCCACCGGGGCGTGGTGGGACCCGGCCCAGCCGGGCCGGAGCGGAACCCTGGACCGCCACGGCAACCCCAACACCCTCACCGGGGACCGCGGGTGCTCCCGTCTGTCCCAGGGACCCAGCGCGCACAGTGCGCTCGTCGACGTCGAGGTCCACGACGGGCCGGTCGAGGAGGTACTCGCGTTCACACCACCACACCTCGAACGCTGA
- a CDS encoding EF-hand domain-containing protein gives MSALQDLKYGQWFRGADVDGDGFITQRDVRMMSERYISARETTPDQETVRRLTDGMDQFWSNVIAPMDQDGDGKVDVREMTAGFKSVLTDRALYPQQIEPVTDCFFDLVDLNGDGKIDQAEFQQMFDSVAAVPGEDCAAVFAALDLDGSGGLDRDEFHQAVEEFFYGNDPDAPANHIFGKVHA, from the coding sequence ATGAGCGCACTTCAAGATCTCAAGTACGGCCAGTGGTTCCGGGGCGCCGATGTCGACGGCGACGGGTTCATCACCCAGCGCGACGTCCGCATGATGAGCGAGCGCTACATCAGCGCCCGCGAGACCACCCCGGATCAGGAGACCGTCCGCCGGCTCACCGACGGGATGGACCAGTTCTGGTCGAACGTCATCGCCCCGATGGATCAGGACGGTGACGGGAAGGTCGACGTGCGGGAGATGACCGCCGGCTTCAAGAGCGTCCTGACCGACCGCGCGCTCTACCCGCAGCAGATCGAGCCGGTCACCGACTGCTTCTTCGACCTGGTCGACCTCAACGGAGACGGCAAGATCGACCAGGCCGAGTTCCAGCAGATGTTCGACTCGGTCGCCGCCGTCCCCGGCGAGGACTGCGCAGCCGTCTTCGCCGCTCTGGACCTCGATGGCTCCGGCGGACTGGACCGCGACGAGTTCCACCAGGCGGTCGAGGAGTTCTTCTACGGCAACGACCCCGACGCCCCCGCCAACCACATCTTCGGCAAGGTCCACGCCTGA
- a CDS encoding amphi-Trp domain-containing protein produces MSDLEFEQKRTLSRVEAADQLEALAAALRRGGQAELDLGPGRLTVRIPDELRTEIEVELEDGEIDLEIELSWRPPQTNRAADDG; encoded by the coding sequence GTGAGTGATCTCGAGTTCGAACAGAAGCGGACGCTGTCGCGTGTCGAGGCTGCCGACCAGCTGGAGGCCCTGGCAGCCGCGCTCCGCCGCGGCGGCCAGGCGGAGCTGGACCTCGGCCCCGGTCGGCTGACGGTGCGGATCCCGGACGAGCTGCGGACGGAGATCGAGGTCGAGCTGGAGGACGGCGAGATCGACCTGGAGATCGAACTGTCCTGGCGGCCGCCGCAAACGAACCGGGCGGCGGACGACGGCTGA
- a CDS encoding ABC transporter produces MSTFTSPSTDDTNRTTARTMNGTMNATMNGPRHGARNATTTQAARRPRLSGMTWLVWRQHRAAFWTVIAATVLGVAWIAYQRGQMTDFLDAYGFPAKSLDDAEEEFKPYAGAFTSVTTGLTAIPVILGVLLGAPLFAGDLENGTAKLIAAQSVSRNRWLAMKLGLTGLVVVPTTAALSAAFAWWWSPVKSDYVDFGWASREFFNTTGPVPVALSLLSVVGGAAIGVLLRRTLAAMVVTLGFTVVLQAVWGSVKLSLGDIVTVTSKPVSPGSLITFPEVPRTAHWLGTSYVSGSGKLLDVTTCTEALGEEATSACMKKADIVGASIDYIPMSQMSGMQWFGSSILFALTACVVVFLFVWCRKRLV; encoded by the coding sequence ATGAGCACCTTCACCAGCCCCTCGACCGACGACACGAACAGGACGACGGCCCGGACGATGAACGGCACAATGAACGCAACCATGAACGGACCCCGGCACGGGGCCAGGAACGCGACCACCACACAGGCCGCCCGGCGCCCCCGGCTGAGCGGGATGACCTGGCTGGTCTGGCGCCAGCACCGGGCCGCGTTCTGGACCGTCATCGCCGCCACCGTCCTCGGCGTGGCCTGGATCGCCTACCAGCGCGGCCAGATGACGGATTTCCTCGACGCCTACGGCTTTCCCGCCAAGAGCCTCGACGACGCGGAGGAGGAGTTCAAGCCTTACGCCGGCGCGTTCACGTCCGTCACCACCGGTCTCACGGCGATACCCGTCATCCTCGGCGTCCTCCTCGGCGCCCCGCTGTTCGCGGGCGACCTGGAGAACGGCACGGCCAAGCTGATCGCCGCCCAGTCCGTGAGCCGCAACCGCTGGCTCGCCATGAAGCTGGGGTTGACCGGGCTGGTGGTCGTACCGACCACGGCCGCGCTGTCGGCTGCGTTCGCCTGGTGGTGGAGCCCCGTCAAGTCCGACTACGTCGACTTCGGTTGGGCCTCCAGGGAGTTCTTCAACACCACGGGACCGGTGCCCGTCGCCCTCAGCCTCCTCTCCGTGGTCGGCGGGGCGGCGATCGGCGTGCTCCTGCGCCGCACACTGGCGGCCATGGTCGTGACCCTCGGATTCACCGTCGTCCTCCAGGCCGTCTGGGGCTCCGTCAAGCTGTCGCTGGGCGACATCGTCACGGTCACCAGCAAGCCCGTCAGCCCCGGCAGCCTGATCACTTTCCCGGAGGTGCCCCGCACCGCGCACTGGCTCGGCACCTCGTATGTCAGCGGCAGCGGGAAACTGCTCGACGTGACCACGTGTACGGAAGCGCTGGGCGAGGAGGCGACCAGCGCGTGCATGAAGAAGGCGGACATCGTCGGCGCGTCGATCGACTACATCCCCATGTCGCAGATGAGCGGCATGCAGTGGTTCGGATCCTCGATCCTCTTCGCCCTGACGGCCTGCGTCGTGGTGTTCCTCTTCGTCTGGTGTCGTAAGCGGCTCGTCTGA
- a CDS encoding dihydrofolate reductase family protein has product MRKLVYYVGVSLDGRIAGPGGEFTFFPQGDEQEAAAYSTWMNALYPETVPTAYRAAVGVADAPNRRFDTVVMGLGTYRPALDSGITSPYAHLRQYVVSSTLEPDTDPAVIVVPSDPLALVRELKGEGGAGLDIWLCGGGRLAGTLLPEIDELLIKTYPVVAGAGIPVVDGAFDPTVFDVAERTAFPNGVTFTRLTRR; this is encoded by the coding sequence GTGCGAAAGCTCGTGTACTACGTCGGCGTCTCGCTCGACGGCCGCATAGCCGGCCCCGGCGGCGAATTCACCTTCTTCCCGCAGGGAGACGAGCAGGAGGCCGCCGCCTACTCGACCTGGATGAACGCGCTGTACCCGGAGACCGTCCCGACCGCCTACCGCGCGGCCGTCGGTGTCGCCGACGCGCCCAACCGGCGTTTCGACACCGTGGTCATGGGCCTCGGTACCTACCGCCCCGCCCTCGACAGCGGGATCACCAGCCCCTACGCGCACCTGCGCCAGTACGTCGTGTCCAGCACCCTCGAGCCGGACACCGACCCGGCCGTCATCGTCGTGCCGAGCGACCCCCTCGCCCTTGTCCGCGAGCTCAAGGGCGAGGGGGGCGCCGGCCTGGACATCTGGCTCTGCGGGGGCGGCCGGCTCGCGGGAACCCTGCTGCCCGAGATCGACGAGCTGCTGATCAAGACCTATCCGGTCGTTGCCGGCGCCGGAATCCCGGTGGTCGACGGTGCCTTTGACCCCACCGTCTTCGACGTCGCCGAGCGCACAGCCTTCCCCAACGGGGTCACCTTCACCCGCCTCACCCGCCGCTGA
- a CDS encoding SMI1/KNR4 family protein yields the protein MTDDEADHRGLWDDAAVHARVAAMAQGDPGRQRFGSSHHGYRLRPPLTQDTIWLFEQQHGVRLPASYRRFVEDVADGGAGPAYGLLGLTEEVDDEEALHDLREEGRRAGFLSTPFPHTTEWPGPGKDGDADYSVGGSLVIGECGCGTFYRLVVTGRNAGQVWLDDPDWGGLTPGPDFRDWYLAWLATST from the coding sequence GTGACCGATGACGAGGCCGACCACCGCGGGCTCTGGGACGACGCCGCGGTCCACGCCCGTGTCGCCGCCATGGCTCAGGGAGACCCCGGGCGTCAGCGTTTCGGGTCCTCACACCATGGATATCGCCTTCGGCCTCCTCTGACGCAGGACACGATCTGGCTGTTCGAGCAGCAGCATGGTGTCCGGCTCCCCGCTTCCTACCGCCGCTTCGTCGAGGATGTCGCCGACGGAGGAGCGGGACCGGCCTACGGGCTCCTGGGCCTCACCGAGGAAGTGGACGACGAAGAGGCCCTGCACGATCTCCGGGAAGAGGGCAGACGCGCGGGCTTCCTGTCCACGCCGTTTCCGCACACCACCGAGTGGCCGGGGCCGGGCAAGGACGGTGATGCCGACTACTCGGTCGGAGGCAGTCTGGTCATCGGTGAGTGCGGTTGCGGCACCTTTTACCGGCTGGTCGTCACGGGGAGGAACGCCGGCCAGGTCTGGCTCGACGATCCTGACTGGGGTGGCCTGACACCGGGGCCGGACTTCCGAGACTGGTACCTGGCATGGCTGGCGACTTCGACCTGA
- a CDS encoding ABC transporter ATP-binding protein, giving the protein MYAGEPALEAHGLGMRYRRGWALRDCTFRLPAGRICGLVGPNGAGKTTLLNLAAHVLKPTQGTLSLFGDAPGSVESGRRTAFLAQEKPLFRRFTVAETLRLGRELNPGWDQRAAEDIVRAGNVPFDARIGTLSGGQRTRVAVALAFGKRPDLLLLDEPMSDLDPVVRHELMGTLLAEAGERGTTVVMSTHVLAELENVCDYLVVVAGGGVRLAGDVDDLMTVHTVVTGAREGEDLPAALRYHTLVEARTSGRQFTALIRPEGPITGPWEAAAPSMEELLLAYLRSPDAPPLITPTAQVRGQGLSTARTAA; this is encoded by the coding sequence ATGTACGCGGGGGAGCCGGCGCTCGAGGCGCACGGGCTGGGGATGCGCTACCGGCGGGGCTGGGCGCTGCGGGACTGCACCTTCCGGCTTCCGGCGGGCAGGATCTGCGGGCTGGTGGGCCCCAACGGCGCGGGCAAGACCACGCTGCTGAACCTCGCGGCCCACGTCCTGAAGCCGACGCAGGGCACGCTCAGCCTGTTCGGCGATGCGCCGGGCTCGGTGGAGTCCGGTCGGCGGACAGCCTTCCTCGCGCAGGAGAAGCCGCTGTTCCGTCGCTTCACCGTGGCGGAGACCCTGCGGCTGGGCCGCGAGCTGAACCCCGGCTGGGACCAGCGCGCCGCGGAGGACATCGTCCGAGCGGGCAACGTGCCCTTCGACGCGAGGATCGGCACCCTCTCCGGCGGGCAGCGCACCCGCGTCGCGGTCGCCCTCGCCTTCGGCAAGCGCCCCGACCTGCTGCTGCTCGACGAGCCGATGTCGGACCTCGACCCGGTCGTGCGCCACGAACTCATGGGCACGCTCCTCGCCGAGGCCGGCGAGCGCGGCACCACCGTGGTGATGTCCACCCACGTACTCGCCGAACTGGAGAACGTGTGCGACTACCTCGTCGTCGTCGCCGGCGGGGGAGTGCGCCTCGCCGGTGACGTGGACGACCTGATGACCGTGCACACCGTGGTCACCGGGGCCAGGGAGGGCGAGGACCTGCCCGCCGCTCTCCGCTACCACACCCTCGTCGAGGCACGCACCAGCGGACGGCAGTTCACCGCGCTCATCCGCCCGGAGGGCCCGATCACCGGCCCCTGGGAGGCGGCCGCCCCGAGCATGGAGGAACTCCTGCTCGCCTATCTCCGCTCACCCGACGCACCGCCGCTGATCACCCCCACCGCCCAGGTTCGGGGCCAGGGGTTGAGCACCGCGAGGACCGCTGCATGA
- a CDS encoding RecQ family ATP-dependent DNA helicase, with protein MPEGRHERVAELRRVARERFGFDDLGPEQIEAMGTLLEGRDVLVVMPTGSGKSAIYQVPTVVLGGPAVVVSPLIALQRDQVTGLRESAAPNAVAVNSAQSESAVDKGWRAVREGDAEYLLLSPEQLAKDDVVARLRELRPSLFVVDEAHCVSTWGHDFRPDYLNLGEAAERLGRPPVLALTATAAAPVRADIVEHLHMRDAHTVTAGTDRPNISLAVRTFTDDAAKREAVSRWTAEAGGPGILYTATRKDAEAYAQRLRQDGVDAEAYHAGMKAADRSRIHDGFMAGAPAVVVATSAFGMGIDKPDVRFVAHASVPKALDSYYQEIGRAGRDGEPAHAMLFYRPEDLGLQKFLTARSLDRDALQRIMTVLAGQDVPQSRSGVAQLAGLSRRKTTDLLSLLEEAGAVTVEGGRRAVRAVPGRTARESVERAQEVFERGRRMDRSRIEMMRGYAETPSCRRQYLLGYFGEQLDGPCGHCDVCDRCSGTDHGEPAAAPGLSEPAATPGPCAPYGPNDRVRHAEWGEGTVMRVDEDRLVVLFEQVGYKTLSLPAVEESDLLADA; from the coding sequence GTGCCCGAAGGCAGACATGAGCGGGTCGCGGAGCTGCGCCGGGTGGCCCGGGAACGCTTCGGCTTCGACGACCTGGGCCCCGAACAGATCGAGGCGATGGGGACCCTGCTCGAAGGTCGTGACGTGCTGGTCGTCATGCCCACCGGGTCCGGCAAGTCGGCGATCTACCAGGTGCCGACCGTGGTGCTCGGCGGACCTGCCGTCGTGGTGTCGCCGCTGATCGCGCTGCAACGGGACCAGGTCACGGGACTGCGTGAGAGCGCCGCCCCGAATGCCGTGGCGGTGAACTCCGCCCAGTCCGAGTCGGCCGTGGACAAGGGCTGGCGAGCCGTCCGGGAAGGCGACGCCGAGTACCTGCTCCTCTCGCCGGAGCAGCTCGCCAAGGACGACGTGGTGGCGCGGTTGCGTGAGCTGAGGCCCTCGTTGTTCGTCGTCGACGAGGCCCACTGCGTCTCCACGTGGGGCCACGACTTCCGCCCGGACTACCTGAACCTGGGCGAGGCAGCCGAACGCCTGGGCCGCCCGCCGGTGCTCGCCCTGACGGCCACGGCCGCCGCCCCGGTCCGGGCCGACATCGTCGAGCACCTGCACATGCGTGACGCCCACACGGTGACAGCCGGGACCGACCGGCCCAACATCAGCCTCGCCGTACGCACCTTCACCGACGATGCGGCCAAACGCGAGGCGGTCTCGCGGTGGACGGCCGAAGCGGGCGGCCCGGGCATCCTGTACACGGCGACCCGCAAGGACGCCGAAGCCTACGCGCAGCGACTGCGGCAGGACGGCGTGGACGCCGAGGCCTACCACGCGGGGATGAAGGCGGCGGACCGGAGCCGGATCCACGACGGCTTCATGGCCGGAGCGCCCGCTGTGGTCGTGGCCACCTCCGCCTTCGGGATGGGCATCGACAAACCCGATGTCCGGTTCGTCGCCCACGCGTCCGTCCCGAAGGCCCTGGACTCCTACTACCAGGAGATCGGGCGCGCCGGCCGGGACGGGGAACCGGCCCACGCGATGCTGTTCTACCGTCCCGAGGATCTGGGACTGCAGAAGTTCCTCACCGCCCGTTCCCTCGACAGGGACGCGCTACAGCGGATCATGACCGTCCTGGCCGGCCAGGACGTCCCACAGAGCCGCAGCGGCGTGGCGCAGCTGGCCGGGCTGTCGCGCCGCAAGACCACCGATCTGCTGAGCCTTCTGGAAGAGGCGGGCGCGGTGACCGTGGAGGGCGGGCGTCGCGCCGTGCGGGCTGTTCCCGGCCGTACGGCGCGCGAGTCCGTCGAACGGGCGCAGGAGGTGTTCGAGCGGGGGCGACGCATGGACCGGTCGCGTATCGAGATGATGCGGGGCTACGCGGAGACCCCGTCCTGCCGTCGGCAGTACCTCCTGGGGTACTTCGGCGAACAGCTGGACGGGCCGTGCGGTCACTGCGACGTGTGCGACCGATGCTCCGGCACGGACCACGGTGAACCGGCCGCCGCACCCGGGCTCAGTGAACCGGCCGCCACACCGGGGCCGTGTGCGCCGTACGGGCCCAATGACAGGGTCCGGCACGCCGAATGGGGCGAGGGCACGGTCATGCGGGTGGACGAGGACCGCCTCGTCGTCCTGTTCGAGCAGGTCGGCTACAAGACGCTGTCCCTGCCGGCCGTCGAGGAGAGCGACCTGCTGGCTGATGCGTGA
- a CDS encoding aldo/keto reductase: MGGMDINPTASQIVLGTMDFGTRVGQDEAFAILDSFVGGGGVWLDTANCYSFWADPSGVGGASERVIGAWLRSRPGARNAVRIATKVRQNPLVPHSWPQSAEGLSAPAVRIGVEGSLGRLGVEHVDLLWAHAEDRTVPLEETVGALGELVTKGTALRVGAANHAAWRVERARSLAREQGVEPWTALQLRHSLVQPRPLIPLAEGGHRLMAEEDLDFAQSEGLTMWSYSSLMWGSYVRTDKPLPQTYDHPGTARVLSVLADVARESAATRNQVVLAWLMRQGIDPIVGVSRVEQIEEALDARHVRLDDEHLARFAEAR, translated from the coding sequence ATGGGGGGCATGGACATCAACCCCACTGCCTCGCAGATCGTCCTCGGGACGATGGACTTCGGCACCCGCGTCGGCCAGGACGAGGCCTTCGCGATCCTCGACTCCTTCGTCGGCGGAGGTGGAGTCTGGCTCGACACCGCGAACTGCTACTCCTTCTGGGCCGATCCGAGCGGCGTCGGCGGTGCCAGCGAGCGCGTCATAGGCGCGTGGCTTCGATCCCGCCCCGGCGCGCGCAACGCGGTGCGGATCGCGACGAAGGTCCGGCAGAATCCGCTCGTTCCGCACTCCTGGCCACAGAGCGCAGAAGGACTCTCCGCCCCCGCCGTGCGCATCGGTGTCGAGGGCAGCCTGGGGCGTCTTGGAGTCGAACACGTCGATCTCCTCTGGGCTCACGCCGAGGATCGCACTGTGCCGCTGGAGGAGACCGTCGGTGCTCTCGGCGAGCTGGTCACGAAGGGAACGGCTCTGCGCGTGGGGGCGGCGAATCATGCTGCCTGGCGGGTGGAGCGCGCCCGCTCGCTCGCCCGGGAGCAGGGCGTGGAACCGTGGACGGCCCTGCAACTGCGCCACTCACTTGTCCAGCCGCGCCCGCTCATCCCGCTCGCTGAGGGCGGGCACCGTCTCATGGCCGAAGAGGACCTGGACTTCGCGCAGTCGGAAGGGCTCACCATGTGGTCCTACAGCTCGCTGATGTGGGGTTCCTACGTGCGCACGGACAAGCCGCTGCCGCAGACTTATGATCATCCTGGTACCGCTCGAGTGCTGTCGGTTCTGGCCGACGTGGCCCGCGAGTCGGCAGCCACGAGGAACCAGGTCGTCCTCGCATGGCTGATGCGACAGGGCATCGACCCCATCGTCGGCGTGAGCCGGGTGGAGCAGATCGAGGAGGCACTCGACGCACGCCATGTGCGGCTGGACGACGAGCACCTGGCGCGCTTCGCCGAAGCGCGATAG
- a CDS encoding GntR family transcriptional regulator, translating to MVAVEYRIDRRSGVPAFQQIVQQTKQALRLGVLVPGDRLPTAKDVAETSAVNPNTTLKAYRELEREGLVEPRPGQGTFVRRTLGRPETGTDSPLYGELVAWMAKAAEAGLEQEDVAALVASALEKQYATGATAVTGVTGVTGVTTTRSTGE from the coding sequence GTGGTGGCCGTGGAGTACCGCATCGACAGGCGGAGCGGGGTCCCTGCCTTCCAGCAGATCGTGCAGCAGACCAAGCAGGCCCTCCGGCTGGGCGTGCTGGTGCCGGGCGACCGGCTGCCCACCGCCAAGGACGTCGCCGAGACGAGCGCGGTCAATCCGAACACCACCCTGAAGGCGTACCGCGAACTGGAGCGCGAGGGCCTGGTCGAACCGCGACCGGGCCAGGGCACTTTCGTACGGCGCACGTTGGGCCGCCCCGAGACGGGAACCGACTCGCCCCTGTACGGGGAGCTGGTGGCGTGGATGGCGAAGGCGGCCGAGGCCGGTCTGGAGCAGGAGGACGTGGCCGCGCTGGTCGCGTCGGCGCTGGAGAAGCAGTACGCCACCGGGGCCACGGCGGTCACGGGGGTCACGGGGGTCACGGGTGTCACGACAACGAGGAGCACAGGTGAGTGA